A window from Methylocystis sp. MJC1 encodes these proteins:
- a CDS encoding aldo/keto reductase: MEYRSLGRSGLKVPVLSFGAATFGGVGPLFRAWGNTDANEARRLIDICLEAGVNLFDTADVYSNGASEEALGAALKGRRDHALISTKTSLPMGDGPNDAGSSRFRLIRAVEDALRRLDTDYIDLLQLHAFDAATPVEEVLSTLDTLVRDGKVRYVGVSNFSGWQIMKALAVADRYGWPRYVANQVYYSLIGRDYEWDLMPFGADQGLGALVWSPLGWGRLTGKIRRGSQLPEGSRLHDTASYGPPVEDDYLYRVVDALEAVAAETGKTVPQVAINWLIQRPTVSSVIIGARNEDQLRQNLGAIGWTLSSEQIAKLDEASAITAPYPQFPYRRQEGFTRLNPLMVG; encoded by the coding sequence ATGGAATATCGCTCGCTCGGTCGGTCCGGCCTCAAGGTTCCGGTCTTGAGCTTCGGCGCGGCCACATTCGGCGGCGTCGGGCCATTGTTCCGCGCCTGGGGCAATACCGACGCCAACGAGGCGCGCCGTCTCATCGACATTTGCCTGGAAGCGGGCGTCAACCTTTTCGACACGGCCGACGTCTATTCCAACGGCGCCTCCGAGGAGGCGCTTGGCGCCGCGCTGAAGGGGCGGCGCGATCACGCGCTCATCTCGACCAAAACCAGCCTGCCGATGGGCGACGGCCCGAATGACGCGGGCTCGTCGCGTTTCCGCCTGATCCGCGCCGTCGAGGACGCGCTGAGGCGGCTCGACACCGACTATATCGACCTCCTGCAATTGCACGCCTTCGACGCGGCGACGCCCGTGGAGGAAGTGCTGTCCACGCTCGATACGCTCGTGCGCGACGGCAAGGTCCGCTATGTCGGCGTGTCGAATTTCTCTGGCTGGCAGATCATGAAGGCGCTGGCGGTTGCCGACCGCTACGGCTGGCCCCGCTATGTCGCCAATCAGGTCTATTACTCGCTGATCGGCCGCGATTATGAATGGGATCTCATGCCGTTCGGGGCCGATCAGGGTCTCGGCGCTCTCGTCTGGAGTCCACTTGGTTGGGGGCGGCTTACCGGCAAGATCAGGCGTGGCTCCCAGCTGCCTGAAGGGAGCCGCTTGCACGACACGGCGAGCTACGGCCCGCCGGTGGAGGACGATTATCTTTACCGCGTCGTCGATGCGCTGGAGGCGGTCGCAGCGGAAACCGGCAAGACCGTGCCGCAGGTAGCGATCAACTGGCTGATCCAGCGCCCAACCGTTTCCTCGGTGATCATCGGCGCACGCAACGAAGACCAGCTTCGCCAGAACCTCGGCGCGATCGGCTGGACGCTTTCCTCCGAACAGATCGCCAAACTCGACGAAGCCAGCGCCATTACGGCGCCCTATCCGCAATTCCCTTACCGGCGTCAGGAAGGGTTCACCCGTCTCAATCCGCTTATGGTGGGTTGA
- the nrfD gene encoding NrfD/PsrC family molybdoenzyme membrane anchor subunit — MTEQICGVVLHNRVAFWWIVALAIALLLVLALILAVSWLFIAGIGIWGVDWPVVWGFAIINYVWWIAIASGGTFISALFYLAGVEWRNSLNRIAETMTIFAVACAGIFPILHLGRPWLFYWLFPYPNTMTLWPQFRSPLLWDFFAILAYVVSSVLFWYFGLIPDFGTMRDRAHKSGVRVLYGILAAGFRGSRVQWRHYRAAYGILAAIMAPLVVSVHSIVGLDFAGAATVGWHSTQFPPFFVFGALLSGFAMVLLLIVPLRRLLGFQDFITGRHFDVLTKLLLVSSLCVDYSYMMEAFMTYYGDDEAERLSFEDKIAGALAPIYWMTIVLNVLLPQIFWLRRARVSEALIMLVSFGVIIGMWCERYQIVVMSLRRPRIPSAWGDFAPTIWDWLTLFGTVGLFAAGLLIALRLVPMISMFEMRDMMTEGKGKDER; from the coding sequence ATGACTGAACAGATTTGCGGCGTCGTCCTTCACAACCGCGTGGCGTTTTGGTGGATCGTCGCTCTCGCGATCGCGTTGCTCCTTGTTCTTGCGCTGATCCTCGCCGTGAGCTGGCTTTTCATCGCAGGCATTGGAATCTGGGGTGTCGACTGGCCCGTCGTTTGGGGCTTCGCCATCATCAATTATGTCTGGTGGATCGCCATTGCGTCGGGCGGAACCTTCATTTCTGCGCTCTTCTATCTCGCTGGCGTCGAGTGGCGGAACTCGCTGAATCGAATTGCCGAGACGATGACCATTTTCGCGGTGGCTTGCGCAGGCATATTTCCCATCTTGCATCTTGGGCGCCCGTGGTTGTTCTATTGGCTTTTTCCATATCCGAACACCATGACCCTCTGGCCGCAGTTTCGCAGCCCGCTGCTATGGGATTTTTTCGCAATCCTGGCCTATGTCGTTTCGTCAGTTCTATTTTGGTATTTCGGCCTCATTCCCGATTTCGGAACCATGCGCGACCGCGCTCACAAATCCGGCGTGCGGGTCTTATACGGAATCCTCGCCGCCGGTTTTCGGGGCTCGCGCGTCCAATGGCGCCATTACCGTGCGGCTTACGGGATTCTTGCGGCGATCATGGCGCCGCTCGTGGTCTCGGTGCATAGCATCGTGGGCCTCGATTTCGCCGGCGCCGCTACGGTTGGGTGGCACTCGACGCAATTTCCGCCCTTCTTTGTCTTTGGCGCTTTGCTGTCCGGCTTCGCCATGGTCCTGCTTCTCATCGTTCCGTTACGCAGGCTGCTCGGTTTCCAGGATTTTATCACGGGCCGTCATTTTGACGTTTTAACCAAGCTCCTGCTCGTGAGCAGCCTTTGTGTCGACTATTCCTACATGATGGAAGCTTTCATGACCTATTACGGCGACGACGAAGCGGAGCGCTTATCCTTCGAGGACAAAATCGCGGGGGCCCTGGCGCCGATCTATTGGATGACGATCGTCCTCAATGTTCTGCTTCCGCAGATATTCTGGCTGCGGCGGGCGCGCGTAAGCGAGGCGCTGATCATGCTCGTGTCATTCGGCGTCATCATCGGCATGTGGTGCGAAAGATACCAGATTGTCGTCATGAGTCTGCGCAGGCCGCGGATCCCTTCGGCTTGGGGAGATTTCGCACCCACCATCTGGGATTGGCTGACCTTGTTCGGGACGGTCGGACTCTTCGCTGCTGGCCTGTTGATCGCGCTTCGTTTAGTCCCAATGATTTCGATGTTCGAGATGCGGGACATGATGACGGAAGGAAAGGGCAAGGATGAGCGGTGA
- a CDS encoding TlpA disulfide reductase family protein → MAETFRLYFGAFYFLALAFLTATSNSPARAESDLPQLRSNSAQFIELIPRSKVPALTFERLDGKLISLEKFGGKVVLLSFWATWCPPCRRELPSLERLAALTRAQRLEIVAASVDRTGKSSIESFLRHLNVNNLPIYYAVSQRIVGPVEEAAPFPLYGMPITYLIDRGGLVIGYVTGEVDWTSPEALSFLAYFTEG, encoded by the coding sequence ATGGCGGAAACCTTCAGGCTTTACTTTGGCGCCTTCTATTTCCTCGCCCTCGCCTTTCTGACAGCAACCTCCAATTCACCAGCTCGAGCGGAATCGGATCTTCCGCAGTTGCGCTCGAACAGTGCGCAGTTCATCGAACTCATCCCGAGGTCTAAAGTACCCGCCCTCACCTTTGAGCGGCTCGATGGCAAGTTGATTTCTCTCGAGAAATTCGGTGGAAAAGTTGTCCTATTGAGCTTTTGGGCAACATGGTGCCCTCCGTGCCGGAGGGAACTGCCGTCGCTTGAGCGGCTGGCGGCGCTCACTAGAGCTCAAAGACTTGAGATTGTCGCAGCCTCAGTCGACAGGACTGGCAAATCATCCATCGAAAGCTTTCTTCGACATCTTAACGTGAATAATCTCCCTATATATTATGCTGTGTCGCAGCGTATTGTCGGACCTGTCGAAGAGGCTGCTCCATTCCCTCTATATGGAATGCCGATAACTTATTTGATTGATAGAGGCGGATTGGTCATCGGCTATGTAACGGGCGAAGTGGACTGGACATCACCAGAAGCGCTTTCCTTCCTCGCCTATTTCACGGAAGGGTGA
- a CDS encoding cytochrome c3 family protein — protein sequence MAAAFGPMANLWAALAKALFGVVIVALPVAVWLRQNSDFARGLQSPLAQPVPFSHEHHVSGLGIDCRYCHDTVETAASAGLPPTYTCMTCHSQIWTSAEILEPVRQSLAQNKPLVWRRVTNLPDYAYFNHSIHIAKGVGCASCHGDVAAMPLTWKAKTLTMAFCLDCHSNPSPNLRPKDKIYDTKWKRGAETPPEQTLLAHYKIGNRDLMECSICHR from the coding sequence TTGGCGGCGGCCTTTGGACCAATGGCGAATCTATGGGCGGCTCTGGCCAAGGCGCTTTTCGGCGTCGTGATCGTTGCGTTGCCGGTTGCTGTGTGGCTACGGCAGAATAGCGATTTTGCGCGGGGCCTCCAATCTCCGCTCGCGCAGCCGGTTCCGTTCAGCCATGAACATCACGTCTCGGGGCTGGGAATCGACTGCCGCTATTGCCACGACACCGTCGAGACCGCGGCAAGCGCAGGGCTTCCGCCGACCTATACCTGCATGACATGTCACTCGCAGATTTGGACCAGCGCCGAAATTCTGGAGCCGGTCAGACAAAGTCTCGCGCAGAACAAGCCGCTCGTTTGGCGCAGAGTCACCAACCTTCCAGACTACGCCTATTTCAACCACAGCATTCACATCGCCAAGGGCGTTGGTTGCGCTAGCTGTCACGGCGACGTGGCGGCCATGCCGCTCACCTGGAAAGCCAAGACGCTCACGATGGCGTTCTGCCTGGACTGTCACAGCAATCCGTCGCCCAACCTGCGCCCCAAGGACAAGATCTACGACACGAAATGGAAAAGGGGGGCGGAAACGCCGCCCGAGCAGACGTTGCTTGCGCATTACAAGATTGGCAACCGCGATCTCATGGAATGCTCGATATGCCACAGATAG
- a CDS encoding DUF692 domain-containing protein encodes MGNDVTIPSSLGFGLGLRPIYYPDILDRRPAVDWFEIISENYMIPGGRPLATLERIRTNYPVVMHGVAMSLASTDDLDFDYLRELKALAARIEPAWISDHLAWTGVGGSNLHDLLPIPFTLEALRHVSERIARVQDFLGRRLIVENVSTYVSVDGSEMAEQDFLAELAERADCLLLLDVNNVFVSGFNHGFEPRTFIDALPVNRVAQLHLAGHSDYGTHKIDTHDQPVCEDVWELYAHARRRFGNVSTMVERDDNFPPFEELLKEVERMRQIAADVDAERAPA; translated from the coding sequence ATGGGCAATGATGTGACGATACCTTCCTCGCTCGGCTTCGGGCTCGGTCTTCGGCCAATTTATTATCCAGACATATTGGACCGCAGACCCGCGGTGGATTGGTTCGAAATCATATCCGAAAATTACATGATTCCTGGTGGGCGTCCTCTAGCGACGCTTGAACGCATCCGCACGAACTACCCTGTAGTGATGCATGGCGTCGCGATGTCGCTGGCGTCGACCGACGATCTCGATTTTGATTATTTGAGAGAATTGAAGGCGCTGGCCGCCCGCATCGAGCCCGCCTGGATTTCGGATCACCTCGCCTGGACAGGAGTCGGCGGGTCTAATCTTCATGACCTACTGCCGATACCGTTTACGCTGGAAGCGCTGCGTCACGTCAGCGAGCGCATCGCGCGCGTGCAGGACTTTCTAGGTCGACGATTGATCGTCGAGAATGTCTCCACCTATGTATCTGTCGATGGATCCGAGATGGCGGAACAGGATTTTCTGGCTGAGCTCGCCGAACGCGCCGATTGTCTTCTTCTCCTCGACGTCAATAATGTATTTGTCTCTGGATTCAATCACGGTTTCGAGCCTCGCACGTTTATCGATGCACTTCCGGTAAACCGAGTGGCACAACTCCACCTTGCCGGCCATAGCGATTATGGCACCCACAAAATCGACACGCACGATCAGCCTGTGTGCGAAGATGTCTGGGAACTGTATGCGCACGCTCGGCGCAGATTTGGCAACGTTTCGACGATGGTCGAGCGCGATGACAATTTTCCACCTTTCGAGGAACTACTAAAGGAAGTGGAACGCATGCGGCAGATTGCGGCTGATGTCGATGCCGAAAGGGCGCCCGCGTGA
- a CDS encoding DoxX family protein: MKYFRIIGRYLDAIPYSLLALVLRFVVGRPFFLSGQTKIEGPTFGGEYFGYDMTFQIPTSLRDSTLTLFENDYKLPFLSPESAALLTAGLEFILPVMLMLGLAARFSALGLLVMTLVIQFFVYPDAWWTVHVYWVTILSVLIARGPGKVSFDHLLFRN; the protein is encoded by the coding sequence ATGAAATACTTCCGCATCATCGGGCGCTATCTCGACGCGATCCCTTACTCTCTCCTCGCTCTTGTTTTGCGTTTCGTCGTGGGCCGCCCGTTCTTTCTGTCCGGCCAGACTAAAATCGAAGGACCCACATTTGGGGGCGAATATTTCGGCTACGATATGACCTTTCAGATTCCAACCAGCCTTCGCGATTCAACGCTTACGCTTTTTGAGAATGACTACAAATTGCCGTTCCTGTCGCCTGAGAGCGCCGCCCTGCTCACGGCAGGGCTGGAATTCATTCTGCCCGTGATGCTGATGTTGGGGCTGGCGGCGCGTTTCTCTGCGCTCGGTCTGCTCGTGATGACCTTGGTAATTCAATTTTTTGTTTACCCGGATGCATGGTGGACAGTGCATGTGTATTGGGTGACGATTTTGTCGGTTTTGATAGCGCGAGGTCCAGGCAAAGTTTCCTTCGACCACCTTTTGTTCCGCAACTAA
- a CDS encoding Fe-S cluster-containing hydrogenase has protein sequence MPQIGKQWRSLDEYAERVTPRDDEFPPFWDAPAPDRRETLKLMAAAFALSGLDACSDAPEEHLIPAVKPQPDVVSRSPNFFATAFVHEGLAAGVLVKHWMGRPIKVEGNPRHPASLGATDAMAQAQLLDFYDPQRSWGITRDGLPSTLSALERALADQREILAAQAGAGFVILTGAVTSPTLSGQLDALRQKNPGLRWIHWEPISRVHASQGAALAYGRPAATVFNLANADVVLAIESDLLSAAPGSLRYVRDFASRRNPTRTAKMNRLYAVESTPSLMGAAADHRFVVSPHELNQVIMALAAAIFDRPGPEAPPWLVAISDDLKANRGRALIHVGPDQASETHALVFAMNEALGARGSTYDLIEPVLHASADPDFTFSALVDEMNAGTISSLVIIDSNPVYTAPGRLHFPDALKRVRYSLTLTAVPTETSDATLWAAPMAHPWESWSDARAFDGTASILQPQALPLYGGLDPHRLLALLLQPSAPETQDAVRVTWKPRLGADFETSWRDALAEGVIPNSASAKSTVNLRPEAWAFSPPPLDGATPTLLLRPDPYIWDGCYAGNAWLQELPRPLTKMTWDNPVLISPGYASRAALRNGDIVEIAAGESVARAPICISPGQADDCIVASLGFGRRRIGTSGAGGGVDFFPLLEAGAHVTVRKLDRRQSLASTDHHQAFRDAGGRYARSDTLASFTAQGANPSSEEGPFIYRWTPKGPAAWAMSIDLNACIGCGACVVACQAENNIPVVGREEVLREREMHWLRIDRYYEGTPETPSIRFQPVLCMHCEQAPCEPVCPVGATMHDSEGLNVMVYNRCIGTRFCSNNCPYKVRRFNYLAFADSEPRAVESRNPDVSVRARGVMEKCTFCIQRIAQARIEADKENKAVAEIETACQAACPTRAFTFGNLADAESEVAKRKQSGLTYALLADQNTVPRVTYEKRILNENPRLVEPQP, from the coding sequence ATGCCACAGATAGGGAAACAATGGCGCAGCTTGGACGAATACGCCGAGCGCGTCACGCCGCGGGACGACGAATTTCCCCCCTTTTGGGATGCGCCGGCGCCTGATCGGCGCGAGACGTTGAAGCTGATGGCCGCGGCATTCGCGCTCAGCGGACTCGACGCCTGTTCCGACGCGCCGGAAGAGCATTTGATTCCTGCCGTGAAACCTCAGCCGGACGTCGTGTCGCGTTCGCCAAATTTCTTCGCCACGGCCTTCGTCCATGAGGGCCTCGCTGCGGGGGTGCTCGTCAAGCATTGGATGGGGCGGCCGATCAAGGTGGAGGGAAATCCCCGTCACCCAGCGAGTCTCGGCGCCACCGACGCCATGGCGCAAGCGCAGCTTCTGGATTTCTACGACCCTCAACGGTCCTGGGGGATTACGCGCGACGGCTTGCCCTCAACTCTCTCCGCGCTGGAGCGCGCTCTTGCCGATCAACGCGAGATCCTCGCGGCGCAAGCGGGAGCGGGCTTTGTCATTCTGACCGGCGCCGTGACCTCGCCGACTCTTTCTGGGCAGCTCGACGCCTTGCGACAAAAAAATCCGGGCCTGCGGTGGATTCATTGGGAGCCGATCTCTCGAGTGCACGCAAGCCAAGGCGCGGCGCTGGCCTATGGCCGTCCAGCCGCCACCGTTTTCAATCTGGCGAACGCCGATGTCGTGCTCGCGATCGAGAGCGACCTTTTAAGCGCGGCTCCGGGAAGCCTGCGATATGTGCGCGATTTTGCGAGTCGGCGTAACCCGACGCGGACAGCCAAGATGAACCGCCTTTATGCGGTCGAATCGACGCCGAGCCTGATGGGCGCCGCGGCGGATCATCGCTTTGTGGTGAGTCCGCACGAATTGAACCAAGTGATCATGGCGCTTGCCGCCGCCATTTTCGATCGGCCAGGGCCGGAGGCGCCGCCCTGGCTTGTCGCGATCAGCGACGATCTGAAAGCAAATCGCGGCCGCGCGCTTATTCATGTGGGTCCGGATCAAGCCAGCGAAACGCATGCGCTCGTCTTTGCAATGAACGAGGCGCTGGGCGCTCGCGGCTCGACCTATGATCTGATCGAACCCGTCCTTCACGCTTCCGCCGATCCCGACTTCACGTTTTCTGCGCTTGTCGATGAGATGAACGCCGGCACGATCTCGTCGCTCGTTATCATCGACAGCAATCCTGTCTATACGGCGCCCGGTCGTCTCCATTTCCCCGACGCATTGAAGCGCGTCCGATACAGCCTGACATTGACGGCCGTTCCGACCGAGACGAGCGACGCGACGCTTTGGGCGGCGCCCATGGCGCATCCATGGGAAAGCTGGAGCGACGCCCGCGCATTCGACGGCACGGCGAGCATTCTGCAGCCCCAGGCCCTACCGCTCTATGGGGGACTCGATCCGCACCGCCTGCTTGCGCTTCTTCTGCAGCCGAGCGCTCCCGAGACACAGGACGCCGTGCGCGTTACTTGGAAGCCGCGGCTAGGGGCGGATTTCGAGACCTCCTGGAGAGACGCACTTGCGGAGGGCGTCATCCCAAATTCGGCCAGCGCCAAATCAACTGTAAATCTGCGGCCGGAAGCTTGGGCTTTCTCGCCGCCCCCGCTCGATGGCGCCACACCGACGCTGTTGCTGCGACCCGATCCTTACATCTGGGACGGATGCTATGCCGGCAACGCTTGGCTGCAGGAATTGCCTCGTCCTTTGACAAAAATGACCTGGGACAACCCTGTGCTGATCTCGCCCGGATATGCGAGCCGCGCAGCGCTACGCAACGGCGATATCGTCGAGATTGCTGCGGGCGAGAGCGTGGCGCGGGCGCCGATATGTATTTCGCCAGGCCAAGCAGACGACTGCATTGTCGCGTCACTCGGGTTCGGGCGGCGGCGGATCGGTACTTCAGGCGCCGGCGGGGGGGTGGATTTTTTTCCGCTGCTCGAAGCAGGCGCACACGTCACTGTCAGGAAGCTCGATCGGCGCCAATCGCTCGCGAGCACCGACCATCACCAAGCCTTCCGCGATGCCGGCGGGCGCTATGCGCGCAGCGACACGCTCGCCAGTTTCACAGCGCAAGGAGCCAACCCGTCCAGTGAAGAAGGACCTTTTATCTATCGATGGACGCCAAAAGGGCCAGCAGCCTGGGCCATGAGCATCGACCTCAACGCCTGCATAGGCTGCGGCGCTTGCGTTGTCGCCTGCCAGGCTGAAAACAATATTCCTGTTGTGGGGAGAGAGGAGGTTTTGCGCGAGCGCGAGATGCATTGGCTGCGGATCGACCGATATTATGAGGGAACCCCCGAAACGCCGAGCATCAGGTTCCAACCCGTTCTCTGCATGCATTGCGAGCAAGCGCCCTGTGAGCCGGTTTGTCCCGTTGGCGCCACTATGCACGATTCAGAAGGGCTGAACGTCATGGTCTATAATCGCTGCATTGGCACGCGCTTCTGCTCAAACAACTGCCCCTACAAGGTTCGGCGCTTCAATTATCTCGCCTTTGCGGACTCGGAGCCCAGGGCCGTCGAGTCGCGCAATCCGGATGTGAGCGTGCGCGCGCGTGGCGTCATGGAAAAATGCACCTTCTGCATCCAGCGCATCGCCCAAGCGCGAATAGAGGCGGATAAAGAGAACAAAGCCGTCGCGGAAATCGAGACCGCTTGTCAAGCGGCCTGTCCAACGCGCGCTTTCACCTTCGGGAATTTGGCCGATGCGGAAAGCGAGGTCGCCAAGCGCAAGCAAAGCGGGCTGACCTACGCTTTGCTGGCCGATCAGAACACGGTCCCGCGGGTGACCTATGAGAAGCGTATTCTGAACGAAAATCCACGCCTCGTGGAGCCGCAACCGTGA
- a CDS encoding LysR family transcriptional regulator, which yields MARSEINRSGEMEVFVCVVERGGFSAAARARRMTPSAVSKLVSRLEARLGARLVNRSTRAFQLTPEGCVFYERATRILADIEDAERNAGSGEQPVGRIRLTTNASYASHIFAPILPEFLDRYPGVTLDLIQTDMVVDLLAERTDVAVRAGPLKSSSLVARKLGDTAMVIVGAPAYLARVGEPKTLDDLEGHDRLGFGYVRAVDGWPMLKDGEITLVPAVGRVQASDGEALRRLALGGAGLARLASFTVREDISAGRLRPVLEHLNPGDREAFHAIHVGQGGPLPSRVRALLDFLAERGKVL from the coding sequence ATGGCGCGATCGGAGATTAATCGTTCCGGCGAGATGGAGGTCTTCGTTTGCGTCGTAGAGCGCGGCGGTTTCTCCGCCGCTGCACGCGCGCGCCGCATGACGCCTTCGGCCGTCAGCAAGCTCGTCTCCCGTCTGGAAGCTCGCCTTGGCGCGCGGTTGGTCAACCGTTCTACCCGCGCCTTTCAGCTCACGCCGGAGGGATGCGTTTTCTATGAGCGGGCGACGCGCATTCTGGCCGACATTGAGGACGCAGAACGTAATGCAGGCTCGGGCGAGCAGCCGGTGGGTCGAATCCGGCTCACCACCAACGCGTCCTATGCTTCACATATCTTCGCGCCGATCCTGCCTGAGTTTCTGGATCGCTATCCCGGCGTCACACTTGATCTTATCCAGACCGATATGGTGGTGGATCTGCTGGCGGAGCGAACCGACGTGGCGGTTCGCGCGGGACCGCTCAAAAGTTCCAGCCTGGTCGCCCGCAAGCTCGGCGATACGGCCATGGTCATCGTCGGCGCTCCCGCTTATCTCGCCCGCGTCGGCGAGCCGAAGACCTTGGACGACCTCGAAGGTCACGACCGCCTCGGCTTCGGCTACGTCCGCGCAGTGGATGGTTGGCCGATGCTCAAGGACGGTGAAATCACCCTCGTTCCCGCGGTGGGGCGCGTGCAAGCGAGCGATGGCGAGGCGCTGCGGCGGCTGGCGCTCGGCGGCGCAGGGCTTGCGCGTCTCGCCAGCTTTACCGTGCGGGAGGATATCTCTGCCGGCCGCCTCCGCCCCGTTCTCGAACATTTGAACCCCGGCGACCGGGAGGCTTTCCATGCCATCCACGTCGGGCAGGGCGGGCCGCTCCCCTCACGGGTACGGGCGCTCCTCGACTTCCTTGCGGAAAGAGGAAAGGTTTTATGA
- a CDS encoding DUF2282 domain-containing protein — MIDASKCTALFVAGAIATALSTIETAHAKAEQEKCYGVSLKGKNDCAAGAGTSCAGSATKNYQGDAWKYVPKGTCTSIVTPKGKGSLEPITN; from the coding sequence ATGATTGACGCTAGCAAATGTACAGCGCTGTTCGTCGCTGGAGCTATCGCAACTGCGCTTTCGACGATTGAAACCGCTCACGCAAAGGCGGAGCAGGAAAAATGTTATGGCGTGTCGTTGAAAGGAAAAAATGATTGTGCAGCAGGCGCCGGAACGAGCTGCGCCGGATCAGCAACAAAGAATTATCAGGGTGATGCCTGGAAATACGTGCCAAAGGGTACTTGCACATCAATCGTTACTCCGAAGGGAAAAGGCAGCCTCGAGCCGATCACAAATTAA
- a CDS encoding DNA-binding domain-containing protein, with the protein MTLLSFQRAFQAAILKAEVPSATTLAFVGQPRLIDRVTAFGVYYNAYRLRLAEFISTDFAILRSYLGDEDFGRLVEEYVMAKPSIHRNARWYARGLPEFMEQSDSWGLDRSACDLARFERALADAFDAADAPASSAQTLHQIDAADWPNLVLSFHPSANLLTLSRGTATLYESLTEGRTSAPASPPYSDETVLVWRSEYETFHRIVDNDERLALSEAMRAKTFADVCSLLSFRHNGDDVSVLIGGFLSGWFADGLIVSLQIKA; encoded by the coding sequence GTGACTCTCCTGTCGTTTCAGAGGGCTTTCCAAGCGGCGATCCTCAAGGCGGAAGTGCCGAGCGCAACGACGCTGGCGTTCGTGGGGCAACCACGTTTGATTGATCGCGTCACCGCTTTTGGCGTTTACTACAATGCCTACCGTCTGCGCCTTGCCGAGTTCATCTCGACTGATTTCGCGATTTTGCGGAGCTATCTCGGCGATGAAGATTTCGGCAGGCTCGTAGAAGAATATGTGATGGCGAAGCCCTCGATCCATCGTAACGCAAGATGGTACGCAAGGGGCCTCCCCGAGTTTATGGAGCAGTCCGATAGCTGGGGCCTAGATCGTAGCGCCTGTGATCTCGCGCGCTTCGAGCGTGCGCTGGCGGATGCCTTCGACGCCGCCGATGCGCCAGCTTCGAGCGCGCAGACGCTTCATCAGATCGACGCCGCGGACTGGCCGAATTTGGTTTTGTCATTCCATCCCAGCGCAAATTTGCTTACCCTGAGCCGTGGGACGGCGACGCTATACGAGTCTCTAACCGAGGGTCGGACGTCCGCTCCCGCTTCTCCCCCATATAGTGACGAGACAGTCTTAGTTTGGCGGAGTGAATACGAAACTTTCCACAGAATCGTCGATAATGACGAGCGCCTCGCCCTTTCTGAAGCGATGCGCGCGAAAACGTTCGCCGACGTCTGCTCGCTGCTCTCCTTCAGACACAATGGAGATGATGTAAGCGTTCTTATCGGGGGTTTTCTATCGGGTTGGTTTGCTGATGGGTTGATCGTCAGTCTTCAAATCAAAGCGTGA
- a CDS encoding DUF692 domain-containing protein → MRSVETISSGCVGVGFKPEHAVDILAFSGCVSALEVHAENYMSAGGARLNQLESIRRDYRLLIHGVGLSIGGSEAIDREHLARVKRVVDRFEPAIFSEHLAWSAHAGRYFGDLFPLPYTPETLDRVTANIHQVQDALQRRILLENPATYVEFEGSCFTEIEFIAQIVERTDCGLLLDVSNVFVSACNHGFEPEEYIDAFPISSVEEVHLAGYAELTDLGGEPLLIDAHNSKVAGRVWALYERVLARRGPVQTVIEWDNDIPAWDTLLSEAVRAESLLLANAHGASVTPS, encoded by the coding sequence ATGCGCTCCGTTGAAACGATTAGTTCCGGTTGCGTGGGCGTCGGCTTCAAGCCGGAACACGCCGTGGATATTCTGGCCTTTTCTGGGTGCGTCAGCGCGCTCGAGGTTCACGCGGAAAATTACATGAGCGCTGGCGGCGCGCGCTTGAACCAACTAGAAAGTATCCGCCGTGACTATCGCTTGCTTATTCATGGGGTGGGGTTGTCCATCGGTGGGTCCGAGGCGATCGACCGAGAGCATCTTGCGCGCGTAAAGCGGGTTGTCGATCGATTCGAGCCGGCTATTTTCTCTGAACACCTAGCTTGGTCGGCGCACGCGGGTCGCTATTTTGGCGATTTGTTCCCGCTTCCCTATACGCCTGAAACTTTGGATCGGGTCACTGCCAACATTCACCAGGTCCAAGACGCCTTGCAGCGTCGGATACTCCTGGAGAACCCCGCGACATATGTGGAGTTCGAGGGTTCATGTTTCACGGAAATCGAGTTCATCGCTCAGATTGTCGAGCGCACTGACTGCGGTCTCCTACTCGACGTGAGCAATGTATTTGTCTCCGCATGCAACCATGGTTTTGAACCGGAGGAGTATATCGACGCCTTTCCAATATCCAGCGTGGAGGAGGTTCATCTTGCAGGCTACGCCGAATTGACGGATCTGGGAGGTGAGCCCTTATTGATCGACGCTCATAATTCGAAAGTCGCCGGGCGCGTGTGGGCGCTTTACGAGCGTGTGCTTGCGAGACGTGGACCCGTTCAAACAGTGATTGAGTGGGACAACGACATCCCCGCGTGGGATACGCTTCTGAGCGAAGCTGTGCGCGCCGAGTCACTACTCTTGGCGAACGCGCATGGCGCTTCCGTCACGCCATCTTGA